CGGAAATTGACGGCATACAGCCTGTGCTACACTGAATCCGGCTAATTCCATCAGTTGTTGTAAAGTGAATCCAATTTGAGGACCCATCAACTCCTTATCGATCTCAGCTGCAAGCTTTGATGAAACAACTTTCAACGTAgacattcttttttttttactatgTATTTACTCTGCTACTTGAGACTGTTATTTGAAGGATTGCACCGCTGTCCTGAGGCTGGGCAAGAATATAAGTAACGGCCCTATTCCTTCGATATTTCACCcattgtttttctcttatATATAGATTCTCCTCCTCACCTTATTTTCTCCACCCCTTGTTCGCTCGCAACGACGAGAGGTTCTTGCGGCCAAAGTAGTGTTAAATGAGACAGTGGAACACCACAAcgcaggaaaaaaaatcctggTAATGAGTAGTTATCAAAATATATACGTTTTGGTTTTCAGCATTAGGAacaaagtaaaaaaaaatatcattatttCGTAGTTATATAATAACGTCCGTTCATTATAGAAGAGTACAAAAAACACCAAGATGGTAGAAGTCACTGTTAAATAGTTAACCATGCCGGAAATTTACactgaaatcaaaagagaaagaaaacaaacacaTTCATTACTATTATCGTGTCATCTTTGCAAATCTCGTAGCATGCTTCTAACACAGCCCATGTCCTCAATTAACATTTTCCTTAGCCACTGTGTCTCTTGACGTTGTAATTCCAATTCCCTTTCCAATTGTGCAATTCTTTGGtctttttcagaaatgatAGCGTCATAGGCTTCTTTTAAAGGGCGTATTACCGCGTCTGTATCAATAGTTGCCATGTTATTCGGAGGATTTAGATCCACTTTCATTTGGTTGTTCGCTGTGTTTAGGTTATTATCCGTACCGTCGTTTATCAAAGCCCCATCTGCTGTCGTCATTGGTCTCTGCCTTTTGTTTGTATTCGTTAATTGTAACAGTTCTTCCACCGCCTCATCATCCAATGTATTGACGTCTAATGATCCCAATGATCTTCGTTTCCATGAATGAGAACCATTATTAGACATTGTATTGTAACCCATGTTATTATTAGAACTATTGGGATTCAGATCCGCATGACTTAgaccaaattcaaatccGCCTGAACCAGGACTTGTTGGTTGTGTATAATATCCCGTCAATGAACGGGAATTGACATCTTGTGATAGCGTTTGCAGTCGTTTTTGTAGTTGCTGTGACAATGATGGATCAAAAAGCATATTGGTTGCTGGGTTGCTTATGGTTGCATTATTGAATGAGCTCGAATCTGCAATACTGTTTCTTTCCTTGTTAGcgtttttattattctttccGTTTTTGGCGTTTTTGGCCACTCTGGtacctctttttttcgttcGATTGTTCGttgcatttttatttccatagtttttaatattattcCCGTTTCCGATGCTGCCACTATTCCCATTATTATTCCCATTGTTTACTCCTTGTAACTCTGATGGGGAACCCTTAGTAGACGTGTTTAAAGAATTTCCCTTTCTACGCCCTTGATTTAAAATTTGGCCGGTCTGCGGATCGAATACACTAAATATACTCATTGAGACTAGTCGCCAtaattcatcattttctaaTTCGGAGTCAGCCTTAATTTGCCAAAGTCTTCCATCCAAACGGCGgaaatattttgcataAGGGCTGGCCTCAAAGCTTAATTCTAGTTCTTTGATAATCTGTTGAAACCTTTGATACAGTTCGATTGCCGACTTTGGTGATGTCGATCTATCATCAATTGATCCTGAAGATAATGTAGCATTATACAGTTTGGATATCTTAGCGAACAGTTGAGAATATTGAGCTTGTGTACAAACTCCATTCGATGTTGTACTAGAGCTCGCGTTGTTGCCGTTGTTAGTGGGATTGCTGGCATTGCTTATGGCTGAAACAGAGCTTGAATTAGCATTCGGCGTTGCATTGGTACTGTCTGAGTTGGCCTTCGCCAGAGCATTACCGCCAGTGCTAGTTATAATGCCATCAATATTAGGTGTGTTATCGGAGCCCATCAATCCTGCTGAGTTAGCAATCGTTGTGCCCACCATCCCGCTAACCATACCTGATGGTGTATTTGTCGCTGTTTGCGGCGAATTTGTAACACTCTGCAAGGAGGCACCGCTAATGACTGACTCATTGGACAGTAGATTGTAAGCTCTGATTATGAATACATCTAACTTGGTTTGGTGATGCATGATGTGAGTTTAACCTTATTGTCCAATACTCTCTGTGTTCTTAGGCCTCTTTTTAGTTTCTTGATTTGTTTTCCCATTCAGTCCACGGGTGAGAATGTGAAGAAAGCCGAATACAGACTGTGAGCACCTTTTTAGATGCGTCAGTAGTTACTACGTTTAACGGACAACCTCTACAGTAATCGCGGTACTTGAGGGAGAGAAGTCGTGAAAATTTTACCTAAGGCAAAttgtccaaaaaaatggaaacaTGAAATCATTACCCGTACCGGTTCTTTCGTAAAGATAGTACATGTAATCAAATCAATCAATCGATCAGGTGTTAAAAGTGTGAGTTTGAGGACACGCAGGAGTATCTCTAAAGTCGATAGCTTTTCGATGACTTCTTTTAGTAGCATAGAGTTGAAAATATTACATTGAAGTTGATACCGATATATACTTCTATAAAATGAGTTCTGGAGTAAAAGTAATATAATGGGGAGATTATCCAAAAGTAGAGTTTAAACAGGAAAAGGAATAAAAATTAGCAACCTGAAGATAAAGATATCCTCtcttcaaagaatttgGTTGGATTGGGCCTCACCTAAGTACGTAGTACTTTGATGGCAATAAGCACACCAAAGAATAAACTCGATTAAAATTGTGGGACTTTTTTCCCTCTGCCTTATCCATACCAGCATAAGCAATATGTAATTGAATTGtgaaaacaaattgaaaaaggaaaagctGCTGTTATAGAGACGGCATAGttgtttgaaaatgatgtagaaagagaaaggtGGTGGTTATGATCCATAATACAAATCAAATAATGGAcaggaagagaaaaactTGTGATATATGCACGCTGTAATGTAATagtaaaaaataatttaTAATAATTGAAGAGAGAAAATATCgttattagtattattagTCGGTTTAGAAAAGTTATCATAAcagataataaaaaaaagacagaaAATGCGACAGaaatttattattcttattaGTGGTGGAAAAATAACGTGGAAAACAATGCACATAATAAGATATATGCAAGGCGGAAGGTTATTGTATACAAAAGCCTTCATCAGTTTTTTATATGGCCAACATTAGAATTGTAGCTTGAGAGCATATTTACAGTAGGATTTGGGTTACTAGTACCTCCTCTCCTGCTATTTGGTCCCCTAACACCCAATggattctttgaaaagcttAACCTTATACCTCCTTTACTACTCACTGTAGAGCGAGGTAATTGTCTACCGTACAATTCGGCTAATGCTCTTGTCGCAAAGCTAACATCATCGAATTCGACAAAACACATTGGTCCATGACTATGACCATTAGATGTGGTGTTCTTATTTCTGAATGACAATCTCCTAAAACCTTCCTGACCTGAAAACAATTGCCTTAGTTCTTGTTCAGTAGCATCAGAGGGTAAGTTGCCAACATATAGAGTATTGCAAGGTGGATTTTGATCAGCTGGGTTGGCAGGTGGCGGGATTCTCGCTAGTAGTGATAAATCTGCCTGTGAAATCGAGGCAGATCCAGTTATATTGGAGGATAATGAAGTGGTGGAGTTGTTCTTGTGTGAATTTCTACTCGAGCTTAGCCTTGCAGACGGTACTTTCTGAGGAGTAGTACTTTGGTTCACAGGATACATATGCTCTGGTTGTGGTTGTTGCATAAATCTGTTCTGTTTTTGAGGTGTGATATTCATATCGGAAGTGTTGACCATATTCGACATGTGCTGTGTCTGAGAAGACATTAAGCCGTATGGGGGCAATGAATTTGAGGATGATAAGGAGTTGTTGATTGCATTACCCATTTGCATCATCGGTTGTTGAGAGCTGGCAGAAAGTGCAGCGGTGCCAGCGTTGTTTGTTCCGCTATTGACGTTAGCGTTGGCATTGGCATTGGTATTGGCATTTGTACTGCTATTAACAGGCGCAATAGCTGTGGATGCTGCAGAAGGtagaaagaatgaagagCCATGTTGAGATGCTGAAGCGTTCCCCCATTCTAGAGTTGGTGTGGAAGGTTGAGGTGTGCTCATGTAACCGTTGATGCTGGAAGGTATACCACTGGTACCCCATatcttttcattgatttCGGTGTTATCTCTCAACAGAAAGGATTTGCTAATTTCAGATGTCGAAATTGATGGTTCCACGGGCAGTTCTTGATGTGAGCGGTTGGAATGTAACCCAATGACTTGCCCATGTGAAGATAGCGGCACTGAAGAATTcatttgttgttgattgGACTCCTGTGGTGAATGTTTCTGAGATggctgttgctgttgctgttgctgttgcaactgttgttgttgaggTTGAGGTTGCTGCTGGGTTAGAGGAGAATCATTAGAAAATGGATCACTGAATGAAAATCTTGAACGTTGCGATAGCAAACTTGGCCTTTTCATACCAGGGTTTTGTTTGTTCAGCCTCGAGTTTTCATGGAAAACATTGGGTGACGGAAACGACActaaattttttgttgtttcaTCTATTATCTCCACGGAAGTCTTATTGGGAAAAGTAGGTCCAAATAATTCATCTTTTGAGTTCAAAATAACGGCGTAATTGATTGCTAGGTACAGCAATTCAAATCTAGCAATGACATAAATATCATTTTCGTCCTCCAAAGAAGCGTTAACAATGCTTGCTGAGGAATTTATTTTCTGCAATTCTATACTTTTCACGCCTTCAGCAAGAGCGAAAATTGCATAACACTCTCTAAGGGTGATATCCTTGGGCACATTTGATAATTGCAGGCTGTAGTTCCCCTTAATGTTATTATCGTGGCTATTAGTGTTGCTGTTTGTCATATCTTGTGGCATAGAGTTATTGCCAAGAGTAAGAGTATTGAGCATAGATGATATGGCTAAAGGCGAATTTGTGTCATTCAAATACAAGTCCCCGCTGGCGCTTCCTCTACCAGGTGCCTCGTGAGCATGGGAAGAAGTGTTCAGATTTAAACTGGAACGATGACTGGGAGAAATATTGTGTGTGTTGGTGGCACTCGACACAATATTGTCGCTACTGGACGCAAAGGACCCTGTGTGGTCAAAATAAACTGAATTTTGCATGCTAAGGAAAATAATGGGTATTTtacctttgaaaatttattgaaaaaagctggttttgaaaaaaagaggctCTCGATGTTTGTAATTCACGAAAAATCTAATGATAGAAAACGTCTCCAACTTTAAAACAACGTAGCCAGATGAGGGAATGCTGtgaaagcaaaaaaatgagaagaGAAACAGGTACAGAAGGTTTTGAAATACACACGGCTTGTTCGCTGTTTCAATGCTAATTGTCTGAATAAGGAGAAGACAGAAAAGAGACAGACAAAACGTTGAAAATGTGGTTTCTGGATAAACAACTGTGCGTGGGCAGCGTTTTAAGatgccttttctttatggaAGACTGAGTTTGTTTAAGGAAGTTCAATCAATAGGTGATTATACTTGTTTATTCCGGCTTACTGGTCgtgtttgttttttcttttgacCTCTCATGTCCGAAAAGGCTCAAagcaacaagaaaaaaaaacaatccGTTACCCTGTGCTATTGCGGGTAACCACGGTGAAATTCAATTGAGGCAGTAGGAGTGTGAGAAGAATATAAAGTAACTGAAGAGCTGTCGTTAAGAGGCCAACTCTTTTTACCTTTTAGTGTTGTTAAATAGTAGGTATAGAGAAAGTTATGGTAAAAGGTTTATATGCACCttcagaaaataaaactaaGCGAGAGTTTGGCTGCAACAGGTGGGGAATTCGGACCAGCGTGGTACCTGTCGGCCGGCTATTTCTGTATGTGAActtagtttttcatttgtgCAGAGTGTTGTCAGCCCCATGATGGCACTCTTGGCTTTGTTCGAGTATTGCACCTCTTCTTGGAGtaactttttatttccttcATGGTAGTCTAGGGATGATGCGTAGTTGTTAGGATCTTGGATCATCAGCGCAATTGAATTGATCGAAGGTATGTCGTTGTAGTTAACATCGTATTTGGGATCTGGAATTGGTGAAACCGTCGTCACGTTACTGATCGTACTGCAGTTCGACCAACGACGTTCCCAGGAGGTGAACTCTGTGTGCTGAAGGAGAGCGCTGTTATCTTTTGTGGCGCTGAGGATATTGTCGTTGAAAAGCTCTGATAATTGGACATTTAGGGGACTGGATGTCTGAATAGCTTGATCTATCATGATTTTGGTCCCAGGTTTTGATTCTGCGTCATCATCTGATCCAGACTGAGGTTTCGGCTTGGGGTCTATGGCTAGAGCACTATGATTAAATGTCGCCGAATGCGGTTCTTTGAAGCAAAAATCCCTTGTAGtcgtcaattttttctgttcttttgattttttgtcgtcttttttatagttatcttttcctgtttcttttgacttttctttatcctttttattcgtattttttcttttattcttgcTCATTCTCTCCAAGAATCTCTTCCTTTCTTCAGCGAAGGTTCTTGCATTTTCCCTGTCCCTTTCCCTTTCCCTTGTGCTGCTATCTATCTGCTCAAAATTTGCACGTTTGGATCTATTCTTTGGCATTTGTTTGTCCTTGGGCACTTTCACCTCGTACTTTTTGTAGCCAATGATCCGATCGACTTCATTCattataaaaatgatgGATTATTCTTATGCTTTTGTTTGATACTGTTAGAGACAGGAGAATGGATCTTGCGTTTTGTGACCTTTAATTGGAAACTTGTGTTATTTATATGGTTGGCAGCGGGCCGAGGAAGAATTCGTGGGCGGCTATTCTTGTCGCCAGCCCCGCACCCCTTACCTGGCGACACGCAAGCACATTGGGGCAGGTAATGTACAAATAATATATTTGTAGGATAAAACAGCAATGGACAACTAATAAAAATGGTCGTTACAACATCACTACGTAAAgaaatatacaaatataAGACTTAAAAGGAATCAAAGGAAAGCGCGAAACGAAAAGACACTAATCATGCAAGACCTCATTTTTGACGTTGGCAATATTAGGACCAGTAGCACTGATTCGATTCGTTGAAGGATTAGTGTCGGCTGTGACGCAGTCTCTTGGAACAGTGTGCCGATCATTCATTCCATATTCgtggttttttcttccatcaACTTTCTGAGTGGCGCTTGAAATATTTGCAGGGGATCCATGCGCGTGAACAGTGTACGAAGAGGTAGCGTTATCGCTCGTTTCATTCCTTACCATGTGTTCACTGTACCTGTCCAAAGGAGCGGCCTGCGGATGCATCATGTCTTGATTGTTATTATCGGCACCACAGGACGAGATGCTGTTCCACGCATCAATGTGGTGAGACTTAGGTTGAGGCGAACCTGCACCTGGGATGTGTTGGTCAATGGAGCCATCGAAATGTGGCATGGATGTATTTTGGCAGCCAGGCGGAACATTCCTGCTGTTCATTCTGGCCTCGGTCATTTTGCTGACGTCAAAATTTGCCAACGTAGACCTGGTGCTGCCGTCATGGTCATTGACCACTTTATTTGTGACTTTACCACAGCCTGGGATACCGACGCTACCGGCGCCAGTGTTCAAAGTAGGGCCCGGGCATTCACTTGGCAATATTCCCAAGTGATGCTGGTTGGACGAAGAGCGCTTGTCGCCATGAGGATATTCAAGATCGTTCGCCATGCCACACCCCGGAATGCCAGGCTTTTTGCTTTTTGCCTGATTCATGTTGGCATCGCCGTCATTGGCATATGCTTGAGCGGACTGACCTAAACCTAGCATCCTATCATAAGATCTGTCTGTATGGTGACCGAATTCATGCTGTGTAGCAGAATCTTTTTGGTTTTCGTTTGAATTATTACTtttaagaagaagaggtgaGAAGGAAATGAGTTAGTAAGATATGCTCGAGAGGTTGTGGTGGAGTTTTAAAACGACTTCATTTTGCTGAAGGGTTTCACTATATTGTTTGACATAAATAAAGATTAAAATTAGGAAAATGTTGGTACaacatattattattagGTAGATgggtgaagaagaacaaataaaGCAGTAAAGGGTATCTCTGTAATTAGtttattttgcttttgtcACCGACGATGAAAAGAGGGAGCAAATTTACCACGCCGACCTATGCTACGACAGGTATATTCTGTTCAGTGTAGACGTGTTCTTCTTGGAGCTGGTCCGGCTCATCGCCTTCATTAATGACCGTTCTCTTCTTTGCTCTCAATTTCCTGAAGAACCTCCCGTTGTTATGAGGTTGAGACTGCTGAACTTCTGTTACCCCTCCGTTCGTTAGACCTGGAGTAGGCGTCTGCGATTCCGTCGTTTTCGTGGAAGCAAAACTGCGGTCGTAGCTGTACccgttttctttgtaaCTAGCCGCCATGACAGTGGAGCAGATGGCGTTCACTATCAACAAAAACACGGTGGTCCAAATGAACCCAAAATTCTTAGGACCCAGCCTAGCATCGCGGTCTTCGCGATGGAACGCCTTTACTGCCTTGGCGTAGCACCCTGTGTACAAACAGGCCGAAAGGgtcataaagaaaagagtaaTCCAGCTCAGAGCAGTTGTCAATGAGGCTGTGGCTCTAGTGTATTTGATCATATTGACAATGACAGAGACCAACGTGATCAGTAAAAAGAGGAGCCCAATTAAAAGCATTGCCCATCCCACTCTTGAGAGGTAATAGTAGGTGTTTCTATTGTTTAAGAAGGTTGCGGGCATAAGAGGCGAGCTACCAAAGTTGTCCCTTGGGGAAAATGGCTGCGCAGCCATCTTGGAGGAGCAGTTTACGGCCTGCCCGAGGCTCTGCCAACCACACCAATTATAGTTGTACCATCTAGTCATGGAAGGTGCCGAGTTAAAGCCTGAAGTGAACGCTTGGAACcaataaaaatttttcaatactCCTGTGTTTCTGCCACCTGCCagtatcaagaaaaatgccaACAATGTAGCACCCagcagaaaaaaaaagttaatAAAGTACACAAACTTTTTGTAGGACATTGCTTATTGGTAAatagaaaattgaaatgtTTATACTTAGTTGCTTGTTGGATAGATGTAgttatttttattgctAATGCCGTACTTTGCAGCAATATGAGGTGGCAAACCTAAGATAAGACGAAACAGGACCTTCAGTGTGATATAACGGATTCGGTATCTACCGGATCTTTATATATTGAAAGCAAGGGATGACAGTGGGAAAAACAGGAAGAAGAGCGCATAATAGCATAGTACTTCCATCCGTTCATCCCCACTTTACAGAATGTTATTGAACGGCAAAAGGCGTGAGGGGGATGCAAGATGCCACGATACACAGGGATACGCACCCTTTGCATCATATTCACCGCCCTTAAAGCCGTTTCGGAATCATCTCCTTCTAGAAGTCCCTCTTTGTTGCTTTCTGAGCCCCGAGCAGCACGGCTGTGCGCCTGTGCGGTCTACAGGGTGCCGCAGTCCCTATATCGAGGAGTCGTATGCAGTGCCCAGCAGCTATTTTGCTCACATGATCCAATGTACAGCAGGCAATCAATGGCCTATTATCCATAACCATGTTTTTGCCGTATTCCATCATTGTACTGTTGAAACTGATGAATTTTCTCACTAACAGCACATCAGGGGCAGCGCTTGTAGAAGTTGCATACGTAATTTTCAAACtgatttgcttttttttcatcttatCTTGGCTTTCCGTTCATACGGGCCCTTGAAAAACTGTGCGTACAACGCAGAATTGGACGCTGTGCTTCTCAGGTAGAAAAGAGAAGTAAGGTACATGCGTCAAGTGATGGGGGctccaagaaatttcaagcaCTCCGGCAAGAgcaagaaacaaaagaatgAACAGAAGTCTTTGACTACGCAAGAGGACTTTTATTTGGCCGCGATTGAGTGCGAAGAGCAGGCCGACCGGTGGTTGCTCTCAGATATCAAGAAGTGTTTACGATTCTATCTTAAGGCCCTTACATACTATGAAAACGGGCTGACTGCTCTAGGTTCCACGCAGGAGGGCAAATACAACATTTATTACAATGAAACAAgactttttttgcaaatttATACGGATTACCTCGCTAATAATGGCTATATCAATATTCTGCAATACGTAAAAATGGACGATATGCCCGATCTTTCCAGTTTGACATTATCTTTGCCGCAGATTACGCAACGATTTGAAATCGTTTATGAAGCCTTCCCGGTGCAGAGAACTTGGGATCTTCAATTCAACTTGTTGACATGCTATTTGACTCTGATAGAGTCCATGGATGGTAGCTTTCCGCCCACTTTTACATTGGAAGGCTCCGAGATTTTAAATTTGACGAACAAATAcattgaagtttttcaacaccTCGTCAATGATCTGCTGCAAGAACTGCAAAACTGGAGCGAAACTGGAGCGCGATATTCCGGTGATACGGATGCGGACTTGCAAAGGGATACCCTAGATGAGGACGCGATGTGCATGACCAGGGACGGAACTGGGATACGAACCAACGGCTCCTCGGAACCACGAGTCGAAAGCATGGACGTCTCTGAACAAATGACTCCGTCTTCACTTACGGAGGTACTGGTCAACTCTTTAAAGTTCAATCATGCTCTGATGGAATTGATCGTTGAATCGAAAATAGCAAACGAGAAGTATCCCGAAACGAAGATCTTGAATGCTGTTCAGAccaatttcttggaagatacaaccaaaaaattttatttacaACTATGTGACATCATAGACTCTATTTCCACTGCGATCCCATTAGATCTTAAGGAAATCCGTTTGACTAAGGCTTTGATTCAAGGTTTGAACATCGTGACCTCGGGAACTTTTGAGTCGTTACAAGATCTGGTTCTGGATGCTGTTCCCTTAGATGACAATGACGTACAGGGCAAGATCGATCTTTCGTTGATCAAAGTAGACATCGTTGAATTTGCGATTTCGTGCCTAAAGGAGAGTTTTTCAGAGGCTGCCTGGAAGCTTTCTGGTCTATTAAATAAAGTTCTTACGGTGGCTAGAACTTTATTGACAAACTATAGAAATCGCATTTTATTTGTGAGGGATCAAGAGTTGAACGAGCAACTAAGCCATGTGGCCTTTCAACTTTGCGATATCTTGGTAAATTCTTCCGATAATGAACTCAGAAGGTACGCCATCAAGCAACGCAACCAAAAATCGCAAGGAACTCCAGATGGAGAACGCACTTTAAGaatattgatgaaaaatgctAATGTTTTCCTGAATAATGCTGTCACCATTTCATCAAAACCGTGCGGGTTACAAGAGACGATCATAAATAAACTGAAAAGGAACTATATCCACAACCAAGCCAAAGAAAGATTACTTTTCTTGCAAGACCTCGAACAGAGGTCAAATGGTGGTGAGGATGCTACGCCCGCTCCGCCCACCACACTGACGTTTGATATACCATCAGATCACGTTTTCTACAGCAACAACCATTAGCGGAATTACATACgtatacatatatagaAGCACATTCATTGCGCATATGTGACAGAGCCCTTGGTGAAACGCCTCCTAATACAAATAAATACATGCAGGAAACATACATTTATCTGAAACAAAGCCGAGACGGGGCCAGCAAGCTTTTTTTAGAAATCGCGTGGCTTGGTAGCGCGATAATGACGCGACACAGCCATTAGCGTTaaaatttattttcttggccaAATCAGGTATAATACTTCGTACAAACTATTGCTTTGATTATATATCTCAGGTTTATATCCTGAATCGAGGCTTCAAGGGTACAGTTTCTGTATTTCAACCTTTACCGAAGCATACCCTACTGCTTGTTTAAATAGGCAGtacccattttttcctattctctcttttttacCTTTCCTCGAAGAGATTGCAAAGGCAACATTCTAACGCTaaacaggaaaagaaacagcaATGCATAATCAAAATAATCGATCGAGAAACGAATATCAACCCAGTCCAGAGAATGAGCCGTCCTACGAGCTGCAAAATACACATAGCGGGCTGTTCCACTCTTCAGATGAAGAACTAATAAATAGGAATCAAAGATATACGAATCATAATACTAGCATGGGGTCGTTCACCCCTATCCAGCCTTTACAATATCCAGAGCAATCTCAGCCAACAAATTTGCAGTACAGCAATGAtagtaacaataataataataataataataataataataataatagtaacaaTAATGCTGGCGAACAAGACGTATATGATGGTTTCGTTAATCACTACCGCCAACGTCCCCCACCAGTGACCGCGGAATATAATGATGTTTTTAACGCTAATAACCAGAAACAACAACCGTTACAGCAAGATGTTAATAACGTACCCTCGTATCCTCTACCATCAATAAATGTGATTCAAACCACCCCAGAACTTATACACCATGGCTCGCAGACAATGGCATCTCCCGTTGAAAGACCATTCTTCAACGAAAACGATTACTACTATAACAACAGGAACTCTTCTAGAACACCTCCCAGTATTGCCTCTAGTGGTGATGGCTATGTGGATCAAGAAGCTAGACCCATTTTGAATCAAGCGAACGACAACATAAACAATAGTAACAATCCACAATACCTTGACCAAAACTTGGATTATAATAATGGTTATCATGGCCTCGACGTTCAGAACTACTACGATGATCCAGAAGGCGGTTATATCGATCAGAGAGGGGATGATTATCAGATCAATTCATATTTGGGAAGAAACGGTGAAATGGTAGATCCATATGACTATGAAAATAGTTCAAGGAATATGTCGCTTACAGAGCGCAGAGGATATATGCATGATGATAGTGGACTCGTAGATGATGGAAAGGAGGACGCAGATAGTGTGAAAAGTGGTTATTCGCATAGAGACCTGGGTGAATATGACAAGGACGATTTTTCAAGAGAAGATGAGTATGACGATCTGAATACTATCGATAAGTTACAGTTTCAGGCTAATGGTGTGCCTGCATCCTCTTCGGTATCCTCTGTTGTATCTAGGGATTCTAATGTAGTGGCGAGTACTGATAAGGTAGTCGCAAATGGAATGCTGAAAAGAAGTGGGACTGAAATCAGGAAATTTAAACTTTGGAATGG
The Saccharomyces kudriavzevii IFO 1802 strain IFO1802 genome assembly, chromosome: 14 DNA segment above includes these coding regions:
- the SKDI14G1320 gene encoding uncharacterized protein (similar to Saccharomyces cerevisiae FMP45 (YDL222C) and YNL194C; ancestral locus Anc_2.55), whose translation is MSYKKFVYFINFFFLLGATLLAFFLILAGGRNTGVLKNFYWFQAFTSGFNSAPSMTRWYNYNWCGWQSLGQAVNCSSKMAAQPFSPRDNFGSSPLMPATFLNNRNTYYYLSRVGWAMLLIGLLFLLITLVSVIVNMIKYTRATASLTTALSWITLFFMTLSACLYTGCYAKAVKAFHREDRDARLGPKNFGFIWTTVFLLIVNAICSTVMAASYKENGYSYDRSFASTKTTESQTPTPGLTNGGVTEVQQSQPHNNGRFFRKLRAKKRTVINEGDEPDQLQEEHVYTEQNIPVVA
- the SLZ1 gene encoding Slz1p (similar to Saccharomyces cerevisiae SLZ1 (YNL196C); ancestral locus Anc_2.53) — its product is MNEVDRIIGYKKYEVKVPKDKQMPKNRSKRANFEQIDSSTRERERDRENARTFAEERKRFLERMSKNKRKNTNKKDKEKSKETGKDNYKKDDKKSKEQKKLTTTRDFCFKEPHSATFNHSALAIDPKPKPQSGSDDDAESKPGTKIMIDQAIQTSSPLNVQLSELFNDNILSATKDNSALLQHTEFTSWERRWSNCSTISNVTTVSPIPDPKYDVNYNDIPSINSIALMIQDPNNYASSLDYHEGNKKLLQEEVQYSNKAKSAIMGLTTLCTNEKLSSHTEIAGRQVPRWSEFPTCCSQTLA
- the GCR2 gene encoding Gcr2p (similar to Saccharomyces cerevisiae GCR2 (YNL199C); ancestral locus Anc_2.50); the protein is MHHQTKLDVFIIRAYNLLSNESVISGASLQSVTNSPQTATNTPSGMVSGMVGTTIANSAGLMGSDNTPNIDGIITSTGGNALAKANSDSTNATPNANSSSVSAISNASNPTNNGNNASSSTTSNGVCTQAQYSQLFAKISKLYNATLSSGSIDDRSTSPKSAIELYQRFQQIIKELELSFEASPYAKYFRRLDGRLWQIKADSELENDELWRLVSMSIFSVFDPQTGQILNQGRRKGNSLNTSTKGSPSELQGVNNGNNNGNSGSIGNGNNIKNYGNKNATNNRTKKRGTRVAKNAKNGKNNKNANKERNSIADSSSFNNATISNPATNMLFDPSLSQQLQKRLQTLSQDVNSRSLTGYYTQPTSPGSGGFEFGLSHADLNPNSSNNNMGYNTMSNNGSHSWKRRSLGSLDVNTLDDEAVEELLQLTNTNKRQRPMTTADGALINDGTDNNLNTANNQMKVDLNPPNNMATIDTDAVIRPLKEAYDAIISEKDQRIAQLERELELQRQETQWLRKMLIEDMGCVRSMLRDLQR
- the SKDI14G1310 gene encoding uncharacterized protein (similar to Saccharomyces cerevisiae YNL195C and HBT1 (YDL223C); ancestral locus Anc_2.54); the encoded protein is MLGLGQSAQAYANDGDANMNQAKSKKPGIPGCGMANDLEYPHGDKRSSSNQHHLGILPSECPGPTLNTGAGSVGIPGCGKVTNKVVNDHDGSTRSTLANFDVSKMTEARMNSRNVPPGCQNTSMPHFDGSIDQHIPGAGSPQPKSHHIDAWNSISSCGADNNNQDMMHPQAAPLDRYSEHMVRNETSDNATSSYTVHAHGSPANISSATQKVDGRKNHEYGMNDRHTVPRDCVTADTNPSTNRISATGPNIANVKNEVLHD
- the WHI3 gene encoding mRNA-binding protein WHI3 (similar to Saccharomyces cerevisiae WHI4 (YDL224C) and WHI3 (YNL197C); ancestral locus Anc_2.52) codes for the protein MQNSVYFDHTGSFASSSDNIVSSATNTHNISPSHRSSLNLNTSSHAHEAPGRGSASGDLYLNDTNSPLAISSMLNTLTLGNNSMPQDMTNSNTNSHDNNIKGNYSLQLSNVPKDITLRECYAIFALAEGVKSIELQKINSSASIVNASLEDENDIYVIARFELLYLAINYAVILNSKDELFGPTFPNKTSVEIIDETTKNLVSFPSPNVFHENSRLNKQNPGMKRPSLLSQRSRFSFSDPFSNDSPLTQQQPQPQQQQLQQQQQQQQPSQKHSPQESNQQQMNSSVPLSSHGQVIGLHSNRSHQELPVEPSISTSEISKSFLLRDNTEINEKIWGTSGIPSSINGYMSTPQPSTPTLEWGNASASQHGSSFFLPSAASTAIAPVNSSTNANTNANANANVNSGTNNAGTAALSASSQQPMMQMGNAINNSLSSSNSLPPYGLMSSQTQHMSNMVNTSDMNITPQKQNRFMQQPQPEHMYPVNQSTTPQKVPSARLSSSRNSHKNNSTTSLSSNITGSASISQADLSLLARIPPPANPADQNPPCNTLYVGNLPSDATEQELRQLFSGQEGFRRLSFRNKNTTSNGHSHGPMCFVEFDDVSFATRALAELYGRQLPRSTVSSKGGIRLSFSKNPLGVRGPNSRRGGTSNPNPTVNMLSSYNSNVGHIKN